The window CGCGTGCCGAATCGAGCGTGATGCCCACGGAATCGGCGAAGGTCACTGCATCGATATGGCCGTTCGTGGCGGACAGATCGGCGATGGCCGATTCGAACTTCCTGTGCATGGACTTGCGCATGCCGAGGCCGATGCGGAGGACGACGAGGGTGAGGAGCAGGAAGACGCCCGTGAGAATGGCGTTGCCCATGGCGGAGTCGGAAATCGTGTCTCCGCTCAGCGAGCCGATGAACATCACCAGGCCGAAGATGAAGAACATCATCAGGAGGCCCGAAGCGATGAGAACGAGGCGATAGATCATAGAGAGCAAAAATACGTGGTAAATTCGCTGCCTCGTGAACCAAAGGAGAACAACGTGGACGAGAGAATAGAACGACTGCATGCGCTGCAAGCCGAAGCCCAACTGGGCGGCGGACAGGCGCGCATCGATTCCCAGCATGCGAAGGGCAAACTCACGGCCCGCGAGCGGCTATCCATCCTGCTCGACGAAGGCTCGTTGAACGAGTTCGACATGTTCGCCCGGCACCGGTCCACACGATTCGGGCTGGACAAGCAGCGTCCGCTGGGCGACGGCGTGGTGACCGGCGTCGGCACCATCCACGGTCGTACCGTCTGCGTCTTCTCGCAGGACTTCACGGTCTTCGGCGGATCGCTCAGCGAAGTGCATGCCGAGAAGATCTGCAAGATCATGGACTATGCCATGAAGATCGGGGCCCCCGTCATCGGACTGAACGACTCCGGTGGCGCCCGTATCCAGGAAGGCGTCGTTTCACTCGGCGGCTATGCCGACATCTTCCTGCGCAATACGCTCGCCAGTGGCGTCATTCCCCAGATCAGCGTCGTGCTCGGACCCTGTGCCGGTGGCGCCGTCTACTCGCCGGCGCTCACGGACTTCATCTTCATGACGAAGGGAACGTCCTACATGTTCGTCACGGGCCCGGAAGTCGTGAAGACCGTCACGCACGAAGAGGTCAGCTTCGAAGAGCTCGGAGGTGCGGATACGCATGCCGAACGATCCGGGGTGGCGCACTTCGCGATGGAGAACGAAGTGGAATGTCTGCTCGCCGTGCGCAAGCTCATGTCCTTCGTTCCTCTCAGCAATCGCGAGAAGCCTCCGCATCGTCCGACGACCGACGCTCCCGACCGTATCTGCGAC of the Candidatus Kapaibacterium thiocyanatum genome contains:
- a CDS encoding methylmalonyl-CoA carboxyltransferase — protein: MDERIERLHALQAEAQLGGGQARIDSQHAKGKLTARERLSILLDEGSLNEFDMFARHRSTRFGLDKQRPLGDGVVTGVGTIHGRTVCVFSQDFTVFGGSLSEVHAEKICKIMDYAMKIGAPVIGLNDSGGARIQEGVVSLGGYADIFLRNTLASGVIPQISVVLGPCAGGAVYSPALTDFIFMTKGTSYMFVTGPEVVKTVTHEEVSFEELGGADTHAERSGVAHFAMENEVECLLAVRKLMSFVPLSNREKPPHRPTTDAPDRICDKLRHVVPANPNHPYDMKDVIREIVDEGDFFEVHEGYATNIIVGFATMDGMSVGIVANQPASLAGVLDINSSIKGARFVRFCDAFGIPLIVFEDVPGFLPGTDQEWRGIIRHGAKLLYAFCEATVPKLTVITRKAYGGAYDVMNSKHIRGDYNVAWPTAEIAVMGAKGAVEILYRKEIDKAEDKQQRMQELQDQYNVQFANPYEAAERGFVDDVIEPQYTRMKLVTALRSLRNKVDTNPWKKHGNIPL